In Deltaproteobacteria bacterium, the sequence ATGTTATTTTCTAATCTGACGCCACCGCCTCCGGGTATCCCGGGTACGGTAATCGTAGGTTCCAGGGAAAATATCATCCCCGGCTTGAGCTCAAAAACTTTCTCTCCGGTCGCAGCCAGCTCGCCGATCAAAGGCGCGGTCAGTCCGGATATGCCGATACTGTGGCCCAGGAGACCATGGAAGCCATGTTCTTCAAAGCCATGCTTTTTAATGACCCCGCGGGCGGATCGGTTTACCTGCTCGTTAGTCACACCCGGCTTCATGGTTTCCTCCAGGTTCCGCATCGTTTCATAAACTGCGGTGTAAATCTTTCTCTGCTGCTCATTGGGCTGACCGAAGCATACGGTTCTGGTGAAGTCGGAAAAATATCCGTTGAAACATCCACCGAGGTCCATAAAAACTAAGTCTCCTCTGTGGATGGGTTTATCGGAGGCAAAGCGGTGGAGGGGAGCTGTGTTTTCCCCCGAGGCCACAATCAGGCTGCACTGCGGCACTTCCATGCCGAAAGAATAAAGGGTGTGCATCGCAGTTGCCAGAACCTCACATTCCCGCACCCCGCTGTCAATACAATGCATGGCCCTTTCCATGGCCACATCGGCCATCTGGATCGAGACGCGCATGCATTTGATTTCTTCTTCATGCTTGATAGCGGCAGCCTCTTTCACCCCTTGATCCCCATCCACAAAATCAGCCTTGGGCATAGCCTTTTCCAATTCATGGAAGATGGCGGTCGTAGCTGCATCGATCCCGATGCGCCCATTGGTAACCCCCATTTGTTGCAGGGTAGGGAGAAACTCCCGATAGACCATCGTTTTAACAATCCCTGGATCCTCCATGGTCGCGCAAGGCCGAATATTTTCCTCAGGCAGCCATTTCATGGTCTGTCGGCAACGGGCCGCATCTCCACTGGTAACATATAAGACGGGATGGCCGGTTTGGGCCATGATGGCGGTGTTCCTCGTGATGAAGGAAATGGGCCACCAGAGCGGCCGCATATTGGTCATGTAGCGGATATTTTCTGCCCGAAAACACATCAGCGCATCTAAACCATGTTCTTTCAACTTTGCCTGTAGATTCAGAGTGCGATATTTCCGCATGGCCGCAAAATCGATTCGGTCCACCCAATCTACTGCGAAATACATTACTTTTTCCTCCTTCTCGAGTTTATAGGGGAGCTTTTTAAAAAAACCGGAAAAAGTCCAACTCTCCTTAATTTACCAATTCAATGTCTTCAAATGGACACGTGAACCAAATGAGGGGCTGAATCTTATAAGGATTCCCTTTTACCCTGGGGCCAAAAGCTGCCGGAGAGCTACTTTCCGTAAGGGGAATCCACATCGTCCGTTCATAGGCCAGCTTCTGGATGCGGGTAATCAGGTCTCGGCGCACCTTCAGATCCTCCGTTTTGTTATACTGCTCCCAGTGGGCCTGCATATCCGGATAGTTTCCGTAAGAACCTCGGCCGCTAAAAAGAGTCGAAAAGCGGCCCCCGATGGTAGGGGCCGTTGGGTTATCGATAAAGGTGGTTCCCTTCATCTTTCCCCCCTCCCGGGTGGCCAATAAGGCAGGTTTATCTAAGAGTAAAGTATCCATCGAAATCCCTACGGCCTTCCAATAGTTGGCCACTTGTTCCCCCTGGGGCCAGTATCCGCCTTGATAGGGGTAAAATTTCCCCCCATGAAACCCATTGGGATATCCGGCCTCCGCCAATAATTTTTTGGCTTGCTGGGGGTCGTAAGGGTCCGCCGGGAAATGGGTCGCCAGTGGATCTCCTTCTAAACCGATGGAGCCGATGGGGCCAACCCCGGGCGCGAAGATATCGGCTAGAGTCTTCCGATCGACGGCCAGGCTGGCAGCTTTCCGAACCCGCGGGTCAGACCAGGGAGACTTGGGATCCCACTGGGCAGCCAAGTAGACCATCCAGGCCACGGGGCTTTTGGGGGTCAGGAGTCTTAAGCTGGGGCTCCTTTTCACATCTTCATAGAAAACGCCTTGCATAAGCGTAGCGATGTCCACTTCCCCCCTCTTTACCATAGCCAGGCGGGTTGCCGGCTCCGGAATGAAATAAAACTCTAATCTCTTCACGTTGGGCATTTTTCTCCAGTAACCGGGGAAAGCCTCGGCCACAAGTTTTACCCCGGGTGAATATTCCACGAACTTGTATGGGCCCGCGCCAACGGGATGCTTTTTAAACTCGGCCTCCCCCACCTTTTGCACA encodes:
- a CDS encoding Xaa-Pro peptidase family protein; protein product: MYFAVDWVDRIDFAAMRKYRTLNLQAKLKEHGLDALMCFRAENIRYMTNMRPLWWPISFITRNTAIMAQTGHPVLYVTSGDAARCRQTMKWLPEENIRPCATMEDPGIVKTMVYREFLPTLQQMGVTNGRIGIDAATTAIFHELEKAMPKADFVDGDQGVKEAAAIKHEEEIKCMRVSIQMADVAMERAMHCIDSGVRECEVLATAMHTLYSFGMEVPQCSLIVASGENTAPLHRFASDKPIHRGDLVFMDLGGCFNGYFSDFTRTVCFGQPNEQQRKIYTAVYETMRNLEETMKPGVTNEQVNRSARGVIKKHGFEEHGFHGLLGHSIGISGLTAPLIGELAATGEKVFELKPGMIFSLEPTITVPGIPGGGGVRLENNILITEHGNEVLNKTPFCQKMLGQSSCLGPCCVR
- a CDS encoding ABC transporter substrate-binding protein; its protein translation is MKKSKKRWLVLGAVILIGGILGLGHPGALAASPQGVLKQAIHWSMSADWFDPATGTFPIPVFFPMYLFHDALLKPMSGGLYTPSLAESWTISGDAKVYEFKLRSGVKFHNEEPLTAEDVVFSLERYKGSQAKMIQGKIEKVEAVHPHLVRIRFKEPFPDFLEYLLPGATSMAWIVPKKYVQKVGEAEFKKHPVGAGPYKFVEYSPGVKLVAEAFPGYWRKMPNVKRLEFYFIPEPATRLAMVKRGEVDIATLMQGVFYEDVKRSPSLRLLTPKSPVAWMVYLAAQWDPKSPWSDPRVRKAASLAVDRKTLADIFAPGVGPIGSIGLEGDPLATHFPADPYDPQQAKKLLAEAGYPNGFHGGKFYPYQGGYWPQGEQVANYWKAVGISMDTLLLDKPALLATREGGKMKGTTFIDNPTAPTIGGRFSTLFSGRGSYGNYPDMQAHWEQYNKTEDLKVRRDLITRIQKLAYERTMWIPLTESSSPAAFGPRVKGNPYKIQPLIWFTCPFEDIELVN